In the Haloferax marinisediminis genome, ACGCGCCAACCTACGAGCGTGATATCGGTCTCGTGTTCCAGGACTTCCAGCTGTTCCCCCACCTGACGGTCGAAGAGAACATCATCTACGGGCTCAAGCGGATGGACCTTCCAAAGGACGTTATCGACGAACGTCTCGAGAACGTCCTCGAGATGATGCAGCTCCACGAACTCCGGGCGCGACCGCCGAAAGAACTGTCTTCTGGGCAGAAACAGCGGGTCGCACTGGCACGGAGTCTCGTGTTAGAGCCGAAACTCCTGTTGCTGGACGAACCGCTCGGGGACATGGACTACAAACTCCAAAAGCGAATGGAGCGCGAACTCCTTCGCATCCACCGCGAACTCGACACGACGTTCGTCTACGTGACGCACGACCAGACGCAAGCGATGCGCCTCGCAGACCAGGTCATCGTGATGAACGGTGGAAAAATCGAACACAGCGCACCTGTCGAAGAGGTCTACAACGAACCGAACACTGCCTTCGTTGCGGCGTTCGTCGGCGATTCGAACATGTTCGACGGTGAAATCGTCGGTCTCTCCGAGGACGAATCGGTCGCGACAGTGCAGACCTCGTTCGGCGAGTTCACCGTTTCGACCGCAAATCTTCACTCGCCACCCGCCGACATCGTCGGCAAGCGAATGCCCTTTGCGGTGCGTCCGCAGTTCGTCAAACTCGGTGGAGACACCGATAACACGCTCGAATGTCGCGTCGAAGACGTCATCTACCAGTCCGGCAGTGGGACGCAGGTCATCCTGTTCGCCGAGACGGACGAGGGTGAAGAAGAGATTCAACTGAAGTCAGAAGACTATCTCGAAGTCGACGAAGACCGCGTCACGGTTGGATGGGACACCGAGAACACTATCATTCTCGAACGGACGAGTGTCGTCGATGGCATCGACCTCGACACCGATATCCTCGGGAAGTAACTGCGCGGACCAGTTCGCTCACCGTTTCGTCGACCGTTTTTGCTTCTGAACCTCATGCCTGTTAGTGACACCCGTGGTAAACTGAGACAAAGATTTATCTATCATTTCGGACACAGTCTAGTATGACAATCCGGTTAGATAGAGAGCGGTTCGTGGCGACGATGAAAGAGCAGGCCGAAATCGGTGCCACCGACGGTGGCGGCCTTCACCGCCTCACCCTGTCTGACGACGACAAGGAGATTCGTGATTGGTTCGCAGTGCAGATGGAAGAGGAGGGCCTCGACATCCGAATCGACGAATTCGGCAACATGTTCGGTCGACGCGAGGGAACCGACCCCGATGCCAAGCCAGTTCTCGTCGGGTCACACCTCGACTCACAGCCATATGGGGGGATATACGACGGTGCTCTGGGTGTCATCGGTGCGCTCGAACTCATCAGGACTCTCAACGACGAAGACGTCGAGACGACCCACCCCGTCGAAATCGTCAACTGGACCAACGAAGAGGGGTCTCGATTCCAACCGGCGATGCAGGGAAGCGGTGTCTGGGCAGGAGCCCACTCGCTGGAAGAAGAGTACGCGAAGACGGACGCTGACGGAAAGGTGTTCGAAGAGGAACTGGACCGAATTGGGTACAGAGGCGACGTCCCAGCAGAGCCACAAGAAGCGTACGAAGCGTACCTCGAACTACACGTCGAACAGGGGCCGTACCTCGAAGAGAACGGAAAAGAGGTCGGCGTCGTCACCGGAATCGTCGGCTTCACGTGGGGTGCAGTAACCTTCTACGGGGAGGCCGACCACTCAGGCCCGACGCCGATGCATTACCGGAAGGACGCACTCGTCGCGGCTGCGGATGTCATCACCCAGATTCGACGGATTCCGAGCACGCTCGGTGAGCGGACCGTCGGGACGACTGGCTACGTCGACGTGAAGCCGAACTCCATCAACATCATCCCCGACGAGGTGACGTTCACGTGGGGATTCCGCGACCCAAGCGACGACGTCATCGAAGAGGCGTATCAGCGCGTCCTTCAGGAGGCGGAATGGGCGGCAGAACGCGAAGGAATCGACTGGGAGTGGGAAGAGCGGATGCGTGCGCCTGCAGTCGAATTTGCTGACCAGTGTGTCGATGCGGTCCAATCGGCAGCAGATGCCCTCGAGTTAGACAGCATGCGTATCTTCAGCGGTGCAGGTCACGACGCCACGCACATGCACAGTGTCTGTGATACGGGGATGGTGTTCGCCCCGAGTGAGAACGGGAAGAGCCACAACGAATCCGAATATACGAGTTGGGACGACTGCTACGCGGCGGCGTCGACACTTGCGAACGCTGCGGTGACTCTCGCAGGCGGTGATGCGCAATGAGCGACCCCGAATTCGACCGACTCGGTATCTGGAACTGGGAACGGCCAGACATTCGCGACGAGATTCGATACGCACAGTACGCCGAAGAGAAAGGATTCGACACGGTCTGGCAGGGTGAGTCACGTCTCGTTCGAGACGCGATGACCGTCATGGGAGCCTACTCACAGGTGACGGACCGAATCAAGTTCGCCCCCGGCGTGACCAACTGCTACACACGTAACGTCGCGCTGATGGCGCAGACGTTCTCGACCCTGCACGAACTCTCCGATGGCCGGGCGATGCTCGGTATCGGCGCGTGGTGGGACCCGTTGGCGTCGAAAGTCGGCATCGACCGACAGAACCCACTTCGGTACATGTGGGAGTACTGTACGGTCCTTCGTCGCTTGCTCGACCTCGAAAACGTCACGTACGACGGGCAGTTCATCTCGGTCGACGATATCGAATTAGACCTCGTGCGGTCGGACGCGGGACCACGACAGGTTCCAATCTACATCGGCGCGACGGGGCTGACGATGAACAAGATGTCTGGCGAACTCGTCGGAAAAGGAGTCATCGACGGCGTCTACATGAACTACCTGATTCCGCCATCACACAACGAACAGGCGATGAAAGCGCTGACGAAGGGTGTCGAAAAACAGGGTGGACACATCGACGACGTGGACCGTCCACAGTTAATCGCCGTCTCGATGGACGAAGACCGAGACGTCGCCATCGACAACGCTCGTGGGCTGGTTACACAGTACATCGGCCAACAACCACACATCCGTGAGAACTGTGGCATCGACCCCGAAATCGGCGAACAGGTCGAACAAGAACTCGGTGGCTGGCCTGCCTCGGCCGAAGATATCGAACGGGCGAGTCGTCTCGTTTCGGACGAAGTCGTCACGAACATCGTGGCAGCGGGCACTCCTGAAGACTGTGTGCAGAAAGTCAGTGATTACTGTGACGCTGGCTGTACGGAACCGTCTCTGTACTCTCTCGGCCCGAACGTCGAGGAAGTCATCGACACGTTCGCAGCGTACAAGACTGCTAAATAACGACCCCTCAGCGGGGTTCCCCTGTCACTGTTCAGTGAGGTACGAGACGACTTCGTCGACGGGACGAACGTCTGCGTACTTCGCGTTCATGTCGAACAAATTCGACTCGTGTGGCTCGATCGCTCGGTCACCGACCGCTTCTTCGGGAACGATTGTCCGGTAGCCGTTCGCACAGGCATCGACGACAGATGCGCGGATGCACCCACTTGTCGTACAGCCCGTGACGACGAGTGTATCGACTCCCCACGCGACGAGCATCGACGAGAGTTCTGTACCGTGGAAGCCGCTTGCTTGCCGCTTGTCGAGGATGTGGTCGGTGTCGGCGACGTCGAGTCTGTCGTCGATTTCGACCCACTTGGTTCCGGCTGCAAGTGTATCGAGTCGGGGAATCTTCTTCATCCAGATGCCGTAATCGGCACCAGTCTCGTGGCTGGTGATAATGCGTGTGAACACCACCGGCACGTCGTTGTCGTGGGCGGCTTCGAGCAATCGGTTGGTTCGCTCGATAACCGCAGTCAAGTCACCACCAAGTGGATTTTCGGGGTCAGTGAACCCCTTCTGCAAATCGACGACTAGCAGTGCTGGATGTGCCCCGTATCCGACTCGGGTGTCCATACTCGCCCGTTCGTACGTCGCACGCTTGTCCGAAGACATACCAGTAGAGTTCAACGAATGGCGATATAACTCTTTCAACGGTGCGAACGATGCGTGAGGGGCCGAAAGAGGGAGTGAACACTTTTGCGAAATGGGTGTGTCTCTCACGCATGGAGTCACTCGACGGAAAAACAGCGGTAGTGACGGGAGCAAGCAGTGGAATTGGACGCGGTATCGCGAAGGGGTTAGCCGAAGCGGGGGCGACAGTCGCGGTCAACCACCCGCCGAATTCGACAGAGGCTGAAAAAGCCGCTACTGTCGTCGACGAAATCCGTGCGGCGGGAGGTGACGCATTCGCTCTCGAAGGAGACGTGAGCGATGAAGCGAGTGTCAGAGCGATGGTCGAGACGTTCGAGTCGGCACACGGTCCGGCCGACGTACTCGTCAACAATGCAGGCATCGTCACACAATCACCTCTCGCCGAGATGCCGGTCGAGATGTGGGACGAAGTGATGGCCGTGGACCTACGTGGGGTGTTTCTCGTGACGCGATTTTTCCTCCCTGGGATGCTCGACGCCGGGCGAGGAAGCATCGTCAACGTCGCATCGCAACTGGGTATCAAGGGTGCGACGGAACTGGTCCACTACTCGGCAGCGAAAGGAGGGGTCATTACGTTCACTCGAGCGCTGGCCCGTGAGATATCACCGACAGTACGGGTGAACGCCATCGCGCCCGGCCCCATCGAGACGGACTTGCTCGGTGACCTCTCTGAGGAGTGGCGTGCTGCGAAAGAGGCCGAACTCCCGATGGGGCGTCTTGGTCGTGTCGAAGACGTCGTTCCGACGGCAGTCTTCCTCGCGAGCGACGACAGTGCGTACTACACTGGGCAGACACTGAGCCCCGACGGTGGTGATGCAATGCACTAAGTATTGTCACGAATCGAGGCTGCTGGAACTGAGGATTTATAGTGGTGGACGGTCTTCTCCGTGTTAGATGTCAACAAAAGCCGCGCGGACGAGCGAGGCAACCCAGGGGTCTGGCCTCGCTTCGTTCGTCGAACGAATCAACATAAAGCACGTCCTCATCGCGTACTTTGCTCTTGCAGCGCTGTACATCTACCTCCCGATTATCTCCATCATCGCGTTCTCGTTCAACTCTGGGGGGCTCACGTTCCCGTTCGTCGAGTTCACCACCAGATGGTACTCTGAACTCTTAGCGACGGACGCGATGGTCGAGGCGGTTGGACGGTCACTGCAACTCGCAGTCGTGGTGATGATCATTACGACGATTCTGGGAACGGCAGCGGCGCTCGCGTACCGCTATGACTTCTGGGGACAGCGTGGGCTGTTGTTCCTGCTCATCATCGGTATCATTACGCCGGGAATCACCTACGGTGTCGGTGCGACCCTGTTCTTGAACGAGCTGCTCGGGCTCAGCAAAAGTCTCTGGTTGGCCGTCCCCGTGCACGTGGTGTGGACGCTTCCGTTCGCGGTTATCGTCTTGCTCGCGGGGTTCCCACCGAACCTCGCAGAGAACGAGGAGGCCGCACGCGTGATGGGTGCCGACAACATCACGGTGCTCCGGCAGATTATCCTTCCACAAATCGCACCGACAGTGCTCGGCGCCGCCGTGTTCGCGTTCACGCTCTCGTACAACGAAGCGACGCGTAGTCTCCTCTTGCTGGGGAACGAGAACACGATGCCGCTGGAGGTCTTCTCTATCGCATCGGCGACTCGGGCAACCCCCGACCTGTTCGCACTGGGAAGCATCACGACGATTGCCTCGACGCTTCTCATCGCCATCGCTGGCATTCTCGTCTTCCGTGGACGGAACAGCTAATCTCCCAAGCTAAAAGTCGATTTTTCACTCCATCGCCGTCACTCGGTGATGGTTATTTTCTGCACTCCGTCGCGTAAGGTCCGCACTTCGAGCGCTGCGAGCTCTTCGCGGGTGGCATCGAGCATTCCCACGTGATTTCCGGCGAGTTCACCGGCCGGACTCTTGAAACACGTGGGCCCACATGCGATGAGTATCTCCTGTTCGTTCCGATACCCGGGGTACAGGAGTACGTCACCGCGAGATGGATAGACTGTGTGGTTCTCTCGAGGAACATCGCCGAGGTCTTCGTCGTCGATGTTCACCCAGACCGCGTACCCGCTCCAGCGGACGTGCATTAGCTCCGACTCGAGTGGAAGGAGAGAGCGAAGTACCCGGACAGACTCGGGGGCTTCGTCTTCGAGCAACGTCATGGTGTAGGACTCGTCGCCGATGGTGAGTGTGAGCGTCATGGTGGTTACCGGGCCGTCCACCCGCCGTCGACACTCAGAATGTGACCGGTGACGAAGTTGCTCTCGTCGCTCGCGAGGAAGAGTGCGGCATCGGCGATGTCTTCGGGTTGACCGAAACGTGGCCACGGGGTCGACGCTTGCCAGTCCGCCAGTAGCTCGGGGTCGTTCTCACGCCACTCTGCGTTCTGGGCGGTCTCGATGATACCGGGGGCCAGTGCGTTCACGTTGATCTCTTCTGCAGCGTAGTCGAGTGCCATCTGCCGTGTGAGGTTGGATACTGCACCCTTCGACGCACAGTATGCCCCGCTGTTTCCAGCTCCGACGAGGCCCAGAATCGACGAGAGATTGATAATTTTCCCGTTGTCGCTCTCCCGGAGGTGTGGGAGTGCCAGCTTACAGCAGAGGAACAGTCCTCTGAGGTTCACGTCCATGATTTCGTCCCATTCGTCCAGCGGGGTCTCGTCGACGGTGTACTGGTAATAGATACCCGCGTTGTTGACGAGGATATCGAGGCCACCGAACTCCGAGACGGTGGTGTCGATTGCAGACTGAATCTGCTCGGGGTCGGTTACATCCATCTCCACGAACGTGTAGTCGGCCCCGACTTCGTCGAGTTTGTCGAACACCGACCGCTCCGTATCGAGTTTGGGGTCCCGCCTGACGTCAGCGACGACGACACTCGCTCCTTCTCGTCCGAACGTTGCTGCGATTGCATTACCGATTCCAGAACTCGCTCCCGTCACGAGAGCGACTTTGCCCGCCAATCGAGACATGTGAACACACACCACAGGAAACAGCAAATAGCTGTCGCCGAGGAGGCATACGGCTCCGCTCTACGCTTCGAAGAATTCACGCACGGATTCGTCGTCGTCGACGACACTCAGTGCGTACACGAGTTTCAAGCGTGCTTTCTGTGCTGGTAAGTCTCCACCAGACACGACCCCGTGCTTCGCGAGTGTCGCTCCACCCCCGCCAGTACCGTAGACGCCGCTGACGGAGCCTGCCCCACACCGAGACGTCACGACGACGGTGACGCCGGCATCGATAGCGTCTGCAATGGTATCCCCGAGTGCTGAGGTGACGTTTCCGAGACCGGTCCCCTCGACGACGAGGCCATCGACGCCTGCATCGACGGCACGCTCGACCTGTTCAGCGCCGACCCCAACACCTGACTTGACCATCTCGACGGATGCTGCTGGCTCTGTCACTGGGATGTCCACCGACCGACTGCCGGGCGCCCGGAAGAACCGCACACCGTCACGAGTCGTCACGGCAACCGGTCCCTTGTCAGGCGAACCGAACGTATCCAATTTACTGGTGTGCTGCTTCGTCACGTCTCTGGCGGCGTGGAGTTCCTCGTCGAACGCGATGTAGACGCCGTCGACACCGGTGAGTTGTTCGTGTGCCGCGAATCTGACCGCTGTGAGGAGGTTTGCGGGTCCGTCCGAACTAATCTCGTCGGGACGCCGTTGTGCTCCCGTGAACACGACGGGTGCGTCGACGTCGAGCGTGAGGTCGAGTGCGTAGGCTGATTCTTCCATCGTATCCGTCCCATGGGTGACGACGATTCCAGCTGCACCCGCGTCGACAGCATCGACCACTGCCTCACGAAGGGCAGTGATGGTCTCGAAGTCCATGTCGAAACTCGGCCGCTGGGCGACTTCTTCGACAGTGAGATTCGCGTAGTTTTCGAGTTCAGGGACCGCTTCGACGAGTTCAGCACCGCGTTTTTGTGGTGTCGCACCACCGTCTCCCGACGTACTCGCAATGGTTCCACCTGTGCTGAGAACGACGATGTCTGGTCGCATACCACCAATCGACGAACGATGTCGTTAGTTCTTTCGCCGCCGCGGCCCGAAAACTGTAAGATTTCTGTCCGTATATTGTTCAAACTTTGGCATCAATGCCCGAAATTATCCAACGATTGGGCGACAATAGGTGAAAGTATAAGTACGTTGCAGTCACAAATGGTATCATGTCACGCGGTATCAGTAGACGTAACTTCATGTTGGGCCTCGGCGCAACATCAGGAACGATGGCACTAGCAGGTTGCACTGGTGGTGGCGAAAACGGCGGGGGTTCCGGCGGCGGTAATGGAAACGGTGGCGGCGGCGGTGGCGGTGACAGTACGACTACTTCTGGTGACTCGGGTGGTGCCGCTGGCGAACGCCCAATGCGCTGGATGGGTCCGGCGTGGGCCGTCCGCGACGGCCAAAAAGAGAAGTTCACCGAGATGACCGGCATCCCGATTGAGGTGACGACTGCTGACATTCCGACGACG is a window encoding:
- a CDS encoding isochorismatase family protein, coding for MSSDKRATYERASMDTRVGYGAHPALLVVDLQKGFTDPENPLGGDLTAVIERTNRLLEAAHDNDVPVVFTRIITSHETGADYGIWMKKIPRLDTLAAGTKWVEIDDRLDVADTDHILDKRQASGFHGTELSSMLVAWGVDTLVVTGCTTSGCIRASVVDACANGYRTIVPEEAVGDRAIEPHESNLFDMNAKYADVRPVDEVVSYLTEQ
- a CDS encoding LLM class flavin-dependent oxidoreductase, with amino-acid sequence MSDPEFDRLGIWNWERPDIRDEIRYAQYAEEKGFDTVWQGESRLVRDAMTVMGAYSQVTDRIKFAPGVTNCYTRNVALMAQTFSTLHELSDGRAMLGIGAWWDPLASKVGIDRQNPLRYMWEYCTVLRRLLDLENVTYDGQFISVDDIELDLVRSDAGPRQVPIYIGATGLTMNKMSGELVGKGVIDGVYMNYLIPPSHNEQAMKALTKGVEKQGGHIDDVDRPQLIAVSMDEDRDVAIDNARGLVTQYIGQQPHIRENCGIDPEIGEQVEQELGGWPASAEDIERASRLVSDEVVTNIVAAGTPEDCVQKVSDYCDAGCTEPSLYSLGPNVEEVIDTFAAYKTAK
- a CDS encoding DUF3830 family protein; this translates as MTLTLTIGDESYTMTLLEDEAPESVRVLRSLLPLESELMHVRWSGYAVWVNIDDEDLGDVPRENHTVYPSRGDVLLYPGYRNEQEILIACGPTCFKSPAGELAGNHVGMLDATREELAALEVRTLRDGVQKITITE
- a CDS encoding ABC transporter ATP-binding protein, which translates into the protein MSNANLDDKTEPKQQATIDDRENVLKVEGLTKIYPDGTLAVDDIDFQIKAGDFCVIIGPSGCGKSTTLHSLVGKIPPTEGKVILDGKDITHAPTYERDIGLVFQDFQLFPHLTVEENIIYGLKRMDLPKDVIDERLENVLEMMQLHELRARPPKELSSGQKQRVALARSLVLEPKLLLLDEPLGDMDYKLQKRMERELLRIHRELDTTFVYVTHDQTQAMRLADQVIVMNGGKIEHSAPVEEVYNEPNTAFVAAFVGDSNMFDGEIVGLSEDESVATVQTSFGEFTVSTANLHSPPADIVGKRMPFAVRPQFVKLGGDTDNTLECRVEDVIYQSGSGTQVILFAETDEGEEEIQLKSEDYLEVDEDRVTVGWDTENTIILERTSVVDGIDLDTDILGK
- a CDS encoding Zn-dependent hydrolase, encoding MTIRLDRERFVATMKEQAEIGATDGGGLHRLTLSDDDKEIRDWFAVQMEEEGLDIRIDEFGNMFGRREGTDPDAKPVLVGSHLDSQPYGGIYDGALGVIGALELIRTLNDEDVETTHPVEIVNWTNEEGSRFQPAMQGSGVWAGAHSLEEEYAKTDADGKVFEEELDRIGYRGDVPAEPQEAYEAYLELHVEQGPYLEENGKEVGVVTGIVGFTWGAVTFYGEADHSGPTPMHYRKDALVAAADVITQIRRIPSTLGERTVGTTGYVDVKPNSINIIPDEVTFTWGFRDPSDDVIEEAYQRVLQEAEWAAEREGIDWEWEERMRAPAVEFADQCVDAVQSAADALELDSMRIFSGAGHDATHMHSVCDTGMVFAPSENGKSHNESEYTSWDDCYAAASTLANAAVTLAGGDAQ
- a CDS encoding ABC transporter permease, with protein sequence MSTKAARTSEATQGSGLASFVERINIKHVLIAYFALAALYIYLPIISIIAFSFNSGGLTFPFVEFTTRWYSELLATDAMVEAVGRSLQLAVVVMIITTILGTAAALAYRYDFWGQRGLLFLLIIGIITPGITYGVGATLFLNELLGLSKSLWLAVPVHVVWTLPFAVIVLLAGFPPNLAENEEAARVMGADNITVLRQIILPQIAPTVLGAAVFAFTLSYNEATRSLLLLGNENTMPLEVFSIASATRATPDLFALGSITTIASTLLIAIAGILVFRGRNS
- a CDS encoding asparaginase; its protein translation is MRPDIVVLSTGGTIASTSGDGGATPQKRGAELVEAVPELENYANLTVEEVAQRPSFDMDFETITALREAVVDAVDAGAAGIVVTHGTDTMEESAYALDLTLDVDAPVVFTGAQRRPDEISSDGPANLLTAVRFAAHEQLTGVDGVYIAFDEELHAARDVTKQHTSKLDTFGSPDKGPVAVTTRDGVRFFRAPGSRSVDIPVTEPAASVEMVKSGVGVGAEQVERAVDAGVDGLVVEGTGLGNVTSALGDTIADAIDAGVTVVVTSRCGAGSVSGVYGTGGGGATLAKHGVVSGGDLPAQKARLKLVYALSVVDDDESVREFFEA
- a CDS encoding SDR family NAD(P)-dependent oxidoreductase, whose protein sequence is MSRLAGKVALVTGASSGIGNAIAATFGREGASVVVADVRRDPKLDTERSVFDKLDEVGADYTFVEMDVTDPEQIQSAIDTTVSEFGGLDILVNNAGIYYQYTVDETPLDEWDEIMDVNLRGLFLCCKLALPHLRESDNGKIINLSSILGLVGAGNSGAYCASKGAVSNLTRQMALDYAAEEINVNALAPGIIETAQNAEWRENDPELLADWQASTPWPRFGQPEDIADAALFLASDESNFVTGHILSVDGGWTAR
- a CDS encoding SDR family NAD(P)-dependent oxidoreductase; protein product: MESLDGKTAVVTGASSGIGRGIAKGLAEAGATVAVNHPPNSTEAEKAATVVDEIRAAGGDAFALEGDVSDEASVRAMVETFESAHGPADVLVNNAGIVTQSPLAEMPVEMWDEVMAVDLRGVFLVTRFFLPGMLDAGRGSIVNVASQLGIKGATELVHYSAAKGGVITFTRALAREISPTVRVNAIAPGPIETDLLGDLSEEWRAAKEAELPMGRLGRVEDVVPTAVFLASDDSAYYTGQTLSPDGGDAMH